AATGCGTTTTGAAATAAGATGAAGTGAATCAAGAAAAAAACGATCCTGGGATTCTTAAACCAAAAATGTTCGTCGGAAGGTTTAACTTGTGCCGTTTCGCCTCGTTCCTTCATTTCACTCATTTCTTGAGCTAAGCGAATGATTATGTGCTCCAACTTAGTGCCCACGGTAAGTAGAAGCTGTAATAGTTGGTTTAATTTAACATGTCAATTAAATGCCATCTGAATCTCAATACTAATTCTCAAAAGCTGAATATACTTACAACAACAGGGAGAAATGATAACCAAAAATATGTATTCCATCCTGCTTGGAAAcaacgaatatatatatatatgttatatttttatatggaatACATAAAAAATGTTGGTACTTGTAGATTAAAGGAACATTACCTTTCACATTCAATAACAAAAACATCACCACAAATAGCCACAGGTACCAGCTATATCAGAGACACGAAGGATATTAGTGggttatatgtgttaaatttggTGATGATTGTGAGAATGGATGAAGTAATTTACCTTATGCCAACAACCTTTTTGAAATCCACTTGGAGTGTTCGCATTATATAATCGTGAAAATTATATCTAGGATTGCTAGGGCAATGTTCCTAGATGATAGGAAAAGAGGTACTTGGTTTAACAacctttttaaagaaaaaaaaagtagtcCAAATCAATATGATGGTTTAGGCATTAACTCTGATAAACCCCTCTCGAAGTGCTGTGTAGTCTGATTTAGTAACAGAGCCATGAAACTGCTTGAAGAATGACATCTGCCAAGAGCCCAAGACCCCCACAACTATGTCAATTATTCACTACATAATCTATACACAAAAGTCGTGCATTGCTGTGTTAAGACTTACAGTCCAGCTCAAAATTGCTGTCTTTCTCCAACCTTGTGCATGTTGCACGAAAGACGTATGGTGCTCATCCACATGCCTATCTGGACCGTACGAAAACAAGATCATCATCAACCTTTAACTCTTGTTGCCTCATGGATTAATTTTGTATATGATTGATTTCGTGTTACCATTTAGGTGTCCTTGAATCTCGTTTTCCCATTGTTTCCATTGCCGTATCTGCATATGGTAAAATATTTAATGCTAACCAAAGCTATATTAAGGGACTGCACCAAAAAGTTTTTAAGTAGAAAACATCACCCTTGCTCCTCCAAGAACCATTGTTATGAGGCAATATATAACGTGAACAACTGCCAATACAAAGATGAAAATGTGCAGCTGATGTAATGCTTCCAATGACAATAAGGGGACCTTCCCCTGAGCTCCGAGAAAATATACAATCAGATTTAAGTATGGTTTGAAGGCATACACATATTGTGACTCAATTTGCACTAGTGAAATCATATAATATACCTCACGAGAACAATGATCAGACGCAGCCTCAGTGGAAAACAGGCGCCGCCTGTGGTTTATATCTCGAGGAAAATGCTTTTCGGGAGTTTTGCTTTCACTATGCTTCTTGCATGGAAGCAACACCGAGGATACGTAATAAGTCGGGATGCACATTTCACTCACTAGACCTTGAAAGACAGTTAATAGAAGGTTGTGTGccaaggaaagaaaaaggaagaataaaaaaagaaagaaattgtgtTTGTGTGATGGTTGATTTCATGATCATGACATGTATTTGAAAGAGAAAATTAAGACGTGAAGGTGACAAAATAATAAGCATATACAGAAGTGAGcgaaaagaatataattaatgaCTAGTAGAAGAAAACTAATGTGCCAAAGGAATCGGCCAAGTGATAAAGTAAAGCATAAAAGTATGATAAGCTTTCATGGTTGGTAGGGTATGTTTGGTTCACCGTAATTTATGTTTCTCTGCAAAACAGCTTACACTGGATTTTGCTTGCCTAGGGCACATGAAATTTGATCTTGAACTAGATCAATGCAGATCGCTTTACACTGAAAtgagatttctttttctttttaatttcgtCCTTTCTCCCTTTGAGTGCTTGCATTTGTCATGGACACTCAACTATCTATAAAGAAATCATGGCAGATGTATAGTTTAACTGAACATTTTAAGCACTATTAGTTTACGCGAAAAATAGAGGGCATAAAACAACTAATTACCATTGGTCTTAAATTTTGAAGAAATCAACAATTCAACGATGAAATCAAACTTGCGAAATGTTATTTAATATTGATTTAGTAGTTGTTAATATAGCAACGGTAAAAGTACTACGGACGCCCTTGTCTTAgtagttaaattgtattttgccccctctactaaaaaaataagtaaattagtccatatatgttagatcaaagagtaaattgatcattttattaaaaatttcacccatttttgttgttaaaaacCAGTCCCTGTATGTCAGCATAAGATACATATACAATCATGTCATTGTTTGATTATTTCGTCAAGACTCatttgcccattttttaaatatagagagcaaaatacaatttgactccttctataataattttatcatataacaatatatataacatttttaaACGTTCAAAATCTGAATAATTTACTGTTTCTGAGttgttttaaactcattttttatggattttggaAAGGGCCAATGTATGAATCCCCAGATATGTTATGAGACTGATGTTgtacaaaatgaaaatgaaaaatggagaggGCAGCCTCTATATTCAATGATTACTTTTTTTCTGCTTTCTCCAAAGGTTTTTAGTTGTTGACCACTCCAAATATTTATAAACTTAATCCTCAAGAAGCAAGCCAATGGAGAATATAAAGATTTTACAAAAATTTCCATAAACAACTTCCATTTCTTCCGTTTCTCTTTATATGAAAACTTTTAGTtgtaattttaagattttaaaactttGTAAGCATTTACCTTTCACATTTTCTCTTTCAATTAGAGAGATTAGAGATTTTATCTTAATCTTTGTAAAATACTTTAATGAGATtgtaaagattatatttttttcaagtaTTAACTTTGCCCAGTAAAACTAAGATGCAAGCAAGCTAGTCTAAAACTTTATAACTCTTCTGTGTTGATTTTTTATACTCCTTTCATAttcctaaaaaattttaaaacacagaATTCTGACAAGGGGTGTTTGGTAGGATAAAAACTAATAACTTTCATACAAATTTAGTTTTGGAGAGTTATTCCCAcgtttacttttttcttttttttcaggCTTAATTAAGTTATACCCATTTTCCAAAtagatacttaaatttttttcatcaatttgggTACTCGAATTAAAGGGTCAATTTAGGTAATCAAATTAAAGTTTAggtatttgtaaaattataaacacATGTAGACTTTGTTGGGGATGAGAACAATGAGGAAAACAAACAGCAGCAGGTTGTCGTATACTGTAAAGAGTTGGACTTTTATTCTTAATCTTACACGATCAAATATCAATATGAGCCAAGGGAAGTTAAGATGTGAATCTGACCAAAACAAAAGAGCATATAAAAAGATGAGGAAAAGAATTTAATGAATGGCAAGTAAAAAAAACGTAATGTGCCCAACCAGCTTTGAAAATACACTCTCTTTTTTCATGTTATCCTGTTTTcggtatttttttatataatatttaaaattactcataattttttaacgttttaatatttttttatcaacaaCAATATCAACTAAATTAACAAAAGCACAAacatcaaaaaattataaaataatagcaCAGAACTTTGGAAAGCAAGAATTATAAATGATGaccttcataatttatttttacttttcatgctttattattattatttagaaaacTCTTCTTGTTTTATTGGGTTTTTAAAGCTTAACATCTATTGATTATTTCTTACCTTTATTTCTCCGATATTTCCTTCACAAATATGGAATGAAATCtacaaattttcctattttaattattttctccatatttGTGAATAAGGAAATAAGAAGCTTGTAAAtatatttagtttttataaaaaaaaatcaaataaatatatattcacCGTTTCTTTTggttttaaaatttgagttttgaaCAATGCattgtattttcttttctttaggaGATGcattctattttcaaatttttaaaattgattttgttaattttggaaaataaaaaaaatgtgtgaCAAAAagaatataaagaaaaataaattacgtATAGGAGAAAAATAGCATAAATccggtaaaaataaaattctcaaatCTCTTTCAAGAATCTCTCTTTTACTCAGATCAATATCCTTTCACTGTTCtttttcattaataaataaataaaataaaaagacaaaaccCCTGTCTGTACTAACTTAAAAACCCTTCTACTTCTTTATAAGCAAAAACACTGAACAGGCCCTCTTTTGTCTCATTTTTTTCATCGTAGATCTGTTTGTTGTTCTCCAATGGAATCTCTCTCAAGTTCAGTGTTCATCTCTAATGTATCTGAGTCACACCCTTTTCTCCACACCCACTCACTTCCCTCTCCACCTTCATCATCATCGTCTTCTCCTTTTTTGATCAAAGGGCCAAACAAACGAATTGAGTCTCTCAAATTCAACGCCGAAACCTCTCACTCTCATGGTTTTCGTCTCCACGCTTTATCTCGCGAGGTTCCCGATGAAGGTGAGGGCCAGCCGCAGCCTCTAACCCTCAATGTTGGGTTTAGCTTTGTTTCTGAGGAGGATAGTCTTTCTGTATCTCAGGTAATCTGAATAACTCCGTTCTCGCTTTGATTTTTTGGATTTCTCTGCTGTTTGCTTATTTGGgttctttttaagttttatatttatgtaatgtTTGCTTCGTTTACTCTATAATTTGTGTAAGCACATTGAGAAAGATACATGAGATGAGAACCTCTCTAACTTTGCATTTGATTTGATAGAAAAGCAAACTTACTGTTTTTGAGTGATTTAGAAAATAGCAATACAATTTTTGGGTTTAGCAAAAATGTAGGTTTTACTTTttcaatgttatgtttgaatgttTCTTAGATTTGAACTCTTGAAGAAATTCGAAAATTTAGAGGGACTAATGCAAGGGATCGGTTGAGGGTTTTAAATTTTTCAAGGGTGTGGATGTTACTATAGTTTATGATCTTtggaccctttttttttttttcgtttttggtTGTCATAGAGACTTGTTGGATGTATCAAGTGGCTACTTCAGCTTGGTATTGATAGTCTCTCTTATATTCTGAAGGGTGATTCAGATCAAAATGGAAGCAGCGAGAAGGATGACGATAAATTAACAAAGGTTGAAACCTCTGTCGTAGCTCCTCATAGTAGTGGAGCCACTGGGGGTACAAGAGCTGGGCTTTTCAGAACCCCAATATCTGGTGGAGTGCAGAGTGCAACTTCAGCGCATGGATTACCCCGACCGTCCTTAGCAGTCCGTAATCTGATGGAACAAGTAAAGGCTATTTTTTGAGTTCTAAATATTGTCATGtcttgataaaaataatttgatctaTTCTCTTTCTTTTTGTCTCTTTTCCAGTTTTGCTATAATTTAATAGTCCTGTATTTATTGGCCTCTGTAATTTAAGGCTAGATTTGCTCATTTATGCACTGTAATGTCTCGGATGCACCACCGACGAGAAGGGTATCCCTTTGGCTCTCTGGTCGATTTTGTGCCTGATTCAATGGGCCGTAAGTAGTTTACTTTTGAAGTTCTGTTAGTTGTTTATGCCTTCTTTCCACCATAAATGTTTTATCAGAACATTTGTTAAACTTTCTTGGTTtcttatattattgttattttgaaGTGAAAGAGCCTTAATAACTATGTGTTTATCCTTTATGAAAGTAGCAGACTTTCTTTGCCTATAAGTAGGACAGCTGTGTAAATGGAAGTTGGTTTTTGTGTATAATTTGTTAGATTATTTGATATATCTTTGTCTTTCAATCTGCAGATCCAATATTTTCATTTTCTCCATTGGCTATCCATACGCGGAATTTATTAGCAGACCCTAGATGCACCCTTGTTGTGCAGGTTAATTGTTTTGATCCTTTTGCTCTGATGGAATATCTTGGTTGGTTATTGTCCACTTATCAAAGTTGGATTTATAGATACCTGGATGGAGTGGCTTATCAAATGCAAGGGTAACGATATTTGGCGATGTCTACCCTCTTCCTGAACATCAACAGGTGCTTGCCTAAATCCccttttctttctgttttttggTTGTGGAAAAGAGACGGCCAGGGGGGGGGGGTTCATAGTTCATATGATGCTTGCTAAAAGAGATTAGGACTTCTGCTTTTTACTTCATGGGCTCAGGGCATTGCTTCAAAAACGGCTGTAGAGAGCAAGGTTCTCCTCCCTTGGAGTCTATCCTATAGCTTGTAGAGGATGTCTATTTGGAGGATTCGATTTCCTCACCATTGAAAGAATGCATACTTTTGGATGTTTTCCCCTTTCTTCTCTTTGATCACATGTTTAAAGGGTATTGTTTATCTCTAGGTTCACTAAATGTCTTCCATTATATGCATTGTGCATGTCTGTAGAATTTGTGCCTAAAATACGCCTCACCTTGGGTTGGTTATTTTGCTAGGAATGGGCTCATAAACAGTACATAGCGAAACATCAACAAGGGCCATCACAACAGTGGGGGAATTTCTACTACTTCAGGATGCAGAACATAAGGTCTGCTTTGTTCTATAGGATTTCTTATCTCTGGTCTAATGTTTCCTTCTTAGAAAGCCTATAGACTAATTCTTTGTGCATTGCATCTTATCTCTGACCTTTTTTTCTTGCTGGTGCTTTCATTTGGAAACTGCTAGTATCTATTATGCAGTCATGCACTTATAATATTTAGTAGAGTTTAATTTGTTTGGGTGCTGAGGGATGGGTTCTTAGTTTGGTTGCCAGTGTCTTCAAGCTAGCAGTTGCTCTAACTTGCGGTGTCCTAGTCATTTGTTAATGAGATAAAATGATTTTCATATATGACTGCATTTTTTGCTCTTAATGGTCTTTTATTTATAGTTAATAGAAAACGATCTGTTTTCACTGAATTTAGAAATCAGTGTTCTTGTTGCCTAGCTTGTATGTTTAGTTTGTTGTTCTACTAAGTACTACCCCAAGGTTTGGTTGAACTGAAATTGGTTCAACATGGAGAAACAAAGAAATATTTCTGGTGTGTACTTTGATTTTAAGTTTCATCGTCTTACTAGTTACCTTAAGACACTTGGTTTCTATGTAACATATGAGACCATGTAAAATAACCGTGCTTTTGGATTCAGAAGTCTGATTAGTTGTGGGATGAAAGAAACCAGTTAATTAACATTCCCctgttttctttgattttttttcctttttacgtagtagttacattattattgttattattattttgaatcttTTGTACTTGATGTAAATTTGTCGTATAATCCACACagggaaaatatttatttatcaaaaattttTTCAGTGACATATATTTCATTGGAGGATTTGGCACCGTTGCATGGGTTGATGTAAAGGAATATGAAGCAGTTAAACCAGATAAGATTGCTGTTGATGGTGGTGAACAAAACCTGAAGgtgaacatttttaattcttAGAATCTCAGTTTTCCTCTTCTAATTTGCATGGATTATATGTTATCTTATGTGcttcattcttcttttcttttgaagATCTAAGTCTACCAATTGATTTCTATACATATGCTCTTATGAAGTTTGCCAATAGGCCCTATTTTCCCTGGCTAATTTGGGTTTCATTTGCTTCTACCGTAGGAATTAAATGCAACCTTTTCAAAGCCTCTGAGGAAGCTGTTATCAAAAGAAGCTGAGGTTGATGATGCAGCTCTTATATCAATTGACAGCAAAGGAATTGACATCAGGGTCCGTCAAGGTGCACAGGTATTGATTATTTTGGAATGTAAAGTCTGGATTTGTTTGGAGGTGTAGGTATTTTATATGCCAGTTCCtatataaattctattttatgcCATTTTTCAGTTCAACATACAGAGGTTATCATTTGAAGAAGGGCAAACTGTTGAAACGTTGGAGGAAGCCAAAGCTGCTTTGTGGAACGTAATAAAGAAAGGTCAAGTGCAGAATCtgaagaaatagaataagttgcaTTTTACGAGAAGAATAAAGGGCAAATCACTCAAATGTAATATCATAGAGAAGGTTATTTATTAATACATGAAAGTTTGTAATTTCTAACAAGGATTCTTCCCCCAAAATTCTCATGCTCTTTTTCCCTCCCCAGAATTTTTGGCAATTTTTATAGGTGGATGGAGCTATGAcgcaattttaattttttgtctgAGTTCAATTATGACTCGGCTAAGACCGaattcatttttaacatattcttTTGAAAAAGATTAGGACTGGATGAATGACCTTTTAATTATAAACAAGTCTGTTTAGCATATCCAAAATTGTGTTGGAAATGGACGTTAATACGACATTTATCCACCTATTCATCATGGAATTGACAAGGACTATAAGACTGTTCCTATAAACTAATTAATACAATGATTTTATGTGTTTTTGTAAATGAACGAAATATTTTGATTTCATCACATGATATGTATTggtcaaaatttgaaaaagaacGGATTATGAGTTCAATTTTAATTTGGTTCTCCACATTTCTCCAATGGCCTTTGGTGCCGGATCAGTTGGCCCTTTGTCTTGCTGCCCTGATGTAAAATACAGCCATCCTTGCCAATACCCGACCAGTGTGGTTTTCACCCGGTATGGAAGTTTTCCAATCACCGACCACTTCTGTTAAAGCAGTATCACAAACATCAGAccttataaaataatttgaaagaacACGGGAACAATACTCTGTTGTTTAGTGCAAAGAACAGACAGAATGTAGTGTCATATTATGAGGTTTCACACGTATCAATTATATACAATGATTATCATGTCTTCTTGATGCAGTAAACTCCGAAGTGAACCATAGAAAGTCGTCGTCCCAGTTAGATAGTTGAGTCCCAGATTTAAATGCAATATATTTAATCAAAGACCTTTTACTAATTAAGATGGAAGTGCGTATGGGAAATATCTGAATTCTAAAATGCAATCAATATCGTAAGGAATTGACTCAAAAGCATGTACATTCCTCGTGTAGCCTCACCTAAACTTCGTCTTTCAAATGTCATTAATGTAGGGCCTGTGTTGTGTTTAAAGGTCGTCTTTATGTTATTGGGGGCCAGGAGGGTGATTTTATGGCTAAACCTGGATCACCTATTTTCAAATGCTCCCGAAGGAATGAGGTAAGGAGGACATTTGTGTTTTTCTTGAGAGTTCTCTCGATTGGCCTTTTTAATAATAGTATATTATTTTGTTGGTCTGTTTCCTTTAAAGCATTCTATATCATTCTATGATTGTAATTGGCACGTATTCATGTCCTGCATGTTGATCTCTTTTCTTAAACCACAAGCTCTACTGATATTATCAGCAATATTGGCAAAATAAAAGTATGCTTGCTATGCTGTTTCCTCTGTCCCGTGCATGTATTCATCTGTGAGTATTTTATGATACATGATAAATGCGATGTGATATAATACTGTGGATAAATGGGTTTAACTAACTGAttgattatatattttacaaaatgtGTTTCAAACTAGACGATGTAGGTTCTGTCTAATGTCAGGTTATTGCATCTCTACCGTTCTTTGCTAAATTTTCTATGAATAATATCTTTTcctgtaaatatatatatagagccttaaaattaacttattttctaattttgctTCAGGTTGTATTTGGTGATGTTTACATGTTGGATGACGAAAAGAAGTGGAAAACATTACCTCCTATGCCAAAGCCTGATTCACATATTGAATTTGCTTGGGCAATCGTTAGTAATTCCATTGTTATTGTTGGAGGCACAACACAGAACCTGTAACGAAGAAGATGGTTCTGGTTGGAGAAATATTTCAGTTCAATTTTGATACACTGGTATTATCTTCTTATCTTTGTACAGTTGCGTAAAGaagattttcatatatatatatatatatgcatgtttatgcttATACTCACATAGTTTGGATGATTTGCATTCTGTTCTATTATCCATACACATGTCTGCAAAAAGGCATGTGTACGTAGTTATGCACAGAGCACCCCCATGGATGCCCACACATGTCTCAAGTGGAGTTGCTGCTGTTATTCAGCCTTTTCTAGCTTATATTTGAGGAGACTACAATCTTCAGCCTAGTAGTTTTCACATTTGGCTGAAAGCATCacttggttttattttttgactGCCAGACTTCATTGCTTTCCCTCTATTACTAGTGGGGGTCATTGTGCACCAagtgtttatgtatgtatgtatgtatgtatgtatgtatgtatgcatgcatgcatacacaACTGAA
The genomic region above belongs to Gossypium hirsutum isolate 1008001.06 chromosome D05, Gossypium_hirsutum_v2.1, whole genome shotgun sequence and contains:
- the LOC107903230 gene encoding MLO-like protein 13, translated to MCIPTYYVSSVLLPCKKHSESKTPEKHFPRDINHRRRLFSTEAASDHCSREGKVPLLSLEALHQLHIFIFVLAVVHVIYCLITMVLGGARIRQWKQWENEIQGHLNDRHVDEHHTSFVQHAQGWRKTAILSWTMSFFKQFHGSVTKSDYTALREGFIREHCPSNPRYNFHDYIMRTLQVDFKKVVGISWYLWLFVVMFLLLNVKGWNTYFWLSFLPVVLLLTVGTKLEHIIIRLAQEMSEMKERGETAQVKPSDEHFWFKNPRIVFFLIHFILFQNAFELAFFFWILCTYGFHSCIMEKLGYIITRLIMGVIVQVLCSYITLPLYVLVTQMGSCFKEGIFKEHIHSTLTTWRSGPRDQGSRRGSSAPNSATKTDRLHKEPYETLQIVEQQPMCTSIQTLQNSG
- the LOC107906352 gene encoding uncharacterized protein isoform X1, producing MESLSSSVFISNVSESHPFLHTHSLPSPPSSSSSSPFLIKGPNKRIESLKFNAETSHSHGFRLHALSREVPDEGEGQPQPLTLNVGFSFVSEEDSLSVSQRLVGCIKWLLQLGIDSLSYILKGDSDQNGSSEKDDDKLTKVETSVVAPHSSGATGGTRAGLFRTPISGGVQSATSAHGLPRPSLAVRNLMEQARFAHLCTVMSRMHHRREGYPFGSLVDFVPDSMGHPIFSFSPLAIHTRNLLADPRCTLVVQIPGWSGLSNARVTIFGDVYPLPEHQQEWAHKQYIAKHQQGPSQQWGNFYYFRMQNISDIYFIGGFGTVAWVDVKEYEAVKPDKIAVDGGEQNLKELNATFSKPLRKLLSKEAEVDDAALISIDSKGIDIRVRQGAQFNIQRLSFEEGQTVETLEEAKAALWNVIKKGQVQNLKK
- the LOC107906352 gene encoding uncharacterized protein isoform X2, which codes for MESLSSSVFISNVSESHPFLHTHSLPSPPSSSSSSPFLIKGPNKRIESLKFNAETSHSHGFRLHALSREVPDEGEGQPQPLTLNVGFSFVSEEDSLSVSQGDSDQNGSSEKDDDKLTKVETSVVAPHSSGATGGTRAGLFRTPISGGVQSATSAHGLPRPSLAVRNLMEQARFAHLCTVMSRMHHRREGYPFGSLVDFVPDSMGHPIFSFSPLAIHTRNLLADPRCTLVVQIPGWSGLSNARVTIFGDVYPLPEHQQEWAHKQYIAKHQQGPSQQWGNFYYFRMQNISDIYFIGGFGTVAWVDVKEYEAVKPDKIAVDGGEQNLKELNATFSKPLRKLLSKEAEVDDAALISIDSKGIDIRVRQGAQFNIQRLSFEEGQTVETLEEAKAALWNVIKKGQVQNLKK